A window from Callithrix jacchus isolate 240 chromosome 17, calJac240_pri, whole genome shotgun sequence encodes these proteins:
- the ACVR2B gene encoding LOW QUALITY PROTEIN: activin receptor type-2B (The sequence of the model RefSeq protein was modified relative to this genomic sequence to represent the inferred CDS: inserted 1 base in 1 codon) — protein sequence MPFPLSGPAVWHSGEPQRLWAWSPQAGDTRAGGQPLPKGSGRGEAETRECIYYNANWELERTNQSGLEHCEGEQDKRLHCYASWRNSSGTIELVKKGCWLDDFNCYDRQECVATEENPQVYFCCCEGNFCNERFTHLPEAGGPEVTYEPPSTAPTLLTVLAYSLLPVGGLSLIVLLAFWIYRHRKPPYGHVDIHEDPGPPPPSPLVGLKPLQLLEIKARGRFGCVWKAQLMNDFVAVKIFPLQDKKSWQSEREIFSTPGMKHENLLQFIAAEKRGSNLEVELWLITAFHDKGSLTDYLKGNIVTWNELCHVAETMSRGLSYLHEDVPWCRGEGHKPSIAHRDFKSKNVLLKSDLTAVLADFGLAVRFEPGKPPGDTHGQVGTRRYMAPEVLEGAINFQRDAFLRIDMYAMGLVLWELVSRCKAADGPVDEYMLPFEEEIGQHPSLEELQEVVVHKKMRPTIKDHWLKHPGLAQLCVTIEECWDHDAEARLSAGCVEERVSLIRRSVNGTXLVSLVTSVTTVDLPIKNQASKPRTRVSVQTQWI from the exons GCTCTGGGcgtggggaggctgagacacgggAGTGCATCTACTACAACGCCAACTGGGAGCTGGAGCGCACCAACCAGAGCGGCCTGGAGCACTGCGAGGGCGAGCAGGACAAGCGGCTGCACTGCTACGCCTCGTGGCGCAACAGCTCTGGCACCATCGAGCTCGTGAAGAAGGGCTGCTGGCTGGACGACTTCAACTGCTACGATAG GCAGGAGTGTGTGGCCACTGAGGAGAACCCCCAGGTGTACTTCTGCTGCTGTGAAGGCAACTTCTGCAACGAGCGCTTCACTCatttgccagaggctgggggccCAGAAG TCACGTACGAGCCACCCTCGACAGCCCCCACCTTGCTAACGGTGCTGGCCTACTCACTGCTGCCCGTCGGGGGCCTTTCCCTCATTGTCCTACTGGCTTTCTGGATATACCGGCATCGCAAGCCCCCCTACGGCCACGTAGACATCCATGAG GACCCTGGGCCTCCACCCCCATCCCCTCTGGTGGGCCTGAAGCCACTGCAGCTGCTGGAGATCAAGGCTCGGGGGCGCTTTGGCTGTGTCTGGAAGGCCCAGCTCATGAACGACTTTGTAGCTGTCAAGATCTTTCCACTCCAG GACAAGAAGTCGTGGCAGAGTGAACGGGAGATCTTCAGCACACCTGGCATGAAGCACGAGAACCTGCTACAGTTCATTGCTGCGGAGAAGCGAGGCTCCAACCTTGAAGTAGAGCTGTGGCTCATCACGGCCTTCCATGACAAG GGCTCCCTCACAGATTACCTCAAGGGGAACATCGTCACATGGAACGAACTGTGTCACGTAGCAGAGACAATGTCACGAGGCCTGTCATACCTGCATGAGGACGTGCCCTGGTGCCGTGGTGAGGGCCACAAGCCGTCTATTGCCCACAG GGACTTTAAAAGCAAGAATGTATTGCTGAAGAGCGACCTCACAGCCGTGCTGGCTGACTTTGGCCTGGCTGTTCGATTTGAGCCAGGGAAACCTCCAGGGGATACCCACGGACAG GTAGGTACGAGACGGTACATGGCTCCTGAGGTGCTCGAGGGAGCCATCAACTTCCAGAGAGATGCCTTCCTGCGCATTGACATGTATGCCATGGGGCTGGTGCTGTGGGAGCTGGTGTCTCGCTGCAAGGCTGCAGATG GACCTGTGGATGAGTACATGCTGCCCTTTGAGGAAGAAATTGGCCAGCACCCTTCATTGGAGGAGCTGCAGGAGGTGGTGGTGCACAAGAAGATGAGGCCCACCATTAAGGATCACTGGTTGAAACATCCG GGCCTGGCCCAGCTCTGTGTGACCATCGAGGAATGCTGGGACCATGATGCAGAGGCGCGCTTGTCCGCGGGCTGTGTGGAGGAGCGGGTGTCCCTGATTCGGAGGTCGGTCAACGGCA AGCTCGTTTCCCTGGTGACCTCTGTCACCACGGTGGACCTGCCCATAAAGAATCAAGCATCTAAGCCCAGGACGCGAGTGTCTGTCCAAACTCAGTGGatctga